The following DNA comes from Candidatus Zixiibacteriota bacterium.
AGTCGGCACCAGATCAAGCGCATGGTTTTGATTCAAGTCCCTGATAACCTCCAACTGCTTGATCTCATCGGCAGTAGTCAGACCGTAACCGGACTTGGCCTCGATCGTGGTTGTCCCGTATTGCAGGAATTTATCCAGGTACTTCAGCGAATTTTCATAGAGCTTGTCTTTGGGAGTCTCGCGCAACGTACGGGTTGAGTTTCGTATCCCGCCTCCCGCCTCGGCGATTTCCATATAGGATTTACCCAGGTTACGCATCTCGAACTCATCCTCGCGGGTCTTGGCAAACACTGGATGAGTATGCGGATCGATCAGGCCGGGAGTGACCACTCGTCCGCGGGCGTCTATAATCCGGCACTTATCACTCAACTCAATCTTTTGATCGAGTTCGGCAGTTTTTCCTGCCTCGACGATTTTATCACCGGCGCAGGCTAAAGCACCATCCTCGATAATCTCCAGCTTTCCCAGATTGTTGCCGGTGAGGGGCAGCGATCCAGCCGGACGGCAGGTCAGAAGGTATCCGATATTTTTTATGTATAGATTTGCTTTCATAATCTACCCATTATATAAACTTTCTGTTACTATCGAGAACAAGTAAATTTAGGCAAATTTAATGCTGACGCAACCTTTTTAATGCTCCCGTACTCCCTTAATACCCCATAAAACACAATATGTACTGATAAATAGATATTATTATATGACGATACAATATATACAACGCTCATCTAAGCAGGGGATAAATATGGTTCGCCGCCACAGGTCCAAGAAAGTACTTATAGTTGATGACGATCGTAAGATGGCGGAATGCCTGGCGGATATGATCGAGATCTTCGATGTCGATTACTCCACCGCCGAAAATGGTGAGGAAGCGATCGACCTGCTCAACAATGACAGCTTCCACCTGGTCATCGCCGATTCCCGCATGCCCAAGATTTCCGGTTTTACACTGCTGAAGTATGTCAAACAAAATCATCCCGACACCAGGGTTGCAATCGTTTCAACGCGGAACTCAGAGATGACACAGTCGCTGGCAGTTCGCGACAAAGCCGATTTCTATCTGCCACGTCCATTCAAAACCAAGGATCTCGAAAGCATCCTGGACAAAATCGGTTGATTCTTCTGTTTTGACACACTTGCAGTCAGAGATCGCGCGAGATTCCACTTTACTATAACTACGATATCGATATATTTACAGTATGTTCAGAAATACCGTGCTGTTATTGATGACTGCCGTACTTATCTGGGGCTGTTCATCGAATGATTCCGATGAAATCTATCTTGTCACGCTGTTCGATGATTCGGTCGAGGCGGGAACTTATTCAATCTTGTGGGATCAGACCGATTCCGATGACAATTCTGTGGGCAGTGGGATATACGAGATTCATCTCGACACCGATCTTTATAACGGCATGACCTATATCCGTATCGGGATGGGGGCGGATAGTTCGAAGATTGTGCTTAAACCGAATCCTCCTGTGCCGACCCAATTCGCCATTCGGACCGATCGGACGGACTATGAAATCGGCGACACCATAATAATCGAAATCGATATCCCGACTGCCAGTGACGCGCTCGTCCGTGTCAATCGCGGTGGCCTCCCTTTAGCTCCGATTTTGTAGATTATACCGGCTGGAATGGTGATGAATCAGGTGGCCGATTGATTGTCTTTGCTCATGTATGCCGACTCAAGAATGCAGTTATCGCTGAGACCGCAGAAGCTTTGAGATAATTCCAGGCAGGTCTAGTTATAGCAGTCACTACATACAGAATTGGAATAACAAAGTCATAATAGAATCAACTCGGCGGGCCGGCAATGAATCGGTCTAAAGGTGAATCGGTTTGCTCTCGTCCTCATCGTATGGGAGAGTGGCAATCCGCACCGGACTGGAATTGATCCTCAGATATCTACTGAAGACAGACAGGTATCCATGTCACATCACGCTCTTGCCGGAAGCCCGTCCTAACCTTACCGCTCTGCCCTTTTATGGTCTCATGGGGACTCTCTATTTAGTGACCGTGGGCAGTTTCAACTGCGGTCAAGTTCAGTACAAGATCCCTATTAGCACCGCACACTGAAATCTTCCTGAAGACATTTTCCCGGTTACCGTAGACCGGAGACAGAATAAATGCACGGCAAACTGAACTCACGGACATTTTCCGGCAGCACAGGCGTTACAATCGTGGCGTTTTCAAGCGGCTGATTGATCAGGCTGGTTTTTGGCCACCTGGAAGGATAAAACCTGGCCCGCCGGTTGATATATTTGTTTTTCAAATAACTTCTGTTTCGCGGACAATTTCCATTGGACCTGCGCGGTTGATGACTCGCTGGCTGTGCAGATCTACTTCAAAGTTAGCAGTATACGTCAATTCTGTCAAGCAGTTTCTCAACTATTGAGTTCAGATCATTTATGCCCATGCCGCTAAAGTTAAAACTTGAATTTGAGCGGTTTCTGCTTAAATTCACGATGACTAACTTGGGAGAGGGATTGATTTATGAAAAAGATAATATTGTTTGCTTTTGTTTTGGGAATATTTTCTCTTGCATTCTCCTGCGGGGGTGAAAAGAAGCAGAAAATCGAGGGCGGAAAGTTAGTAAAAATTGCGATCTGGGAAGATCGTCGCCAGGCCGACCCGCTTCTTTTCGAGTACCTGGATGATGAAAAACCGATTGTGCGCGCTCGCGCGGCCTACGCCCTGGCGATGATAGAGGCCGAGGGAGCTTCATCCCATATCAGCGAACTTCTGAGCGATGATCACCCTATGGTTGTGCTGGAAGCGATCTTTGCCCTGGGGCTGGCGGGCGACAGCCTGTATGCTGAAAAACTGATTCCTCTGACTGAATCTGAAAATCCCGAAATCCGCAACGAAGCGATTGTCGCGCTCGGTAAGCTGGGCGGAGAGAATGCCGTGAAGCAATTGATGAAGCTCTCCTATGACAGCCTGCCGGAAATCCGCGCGCGGGCCTGCGAGGGACTCTGGCGTGCTGAAGCCGACACCGCTGTACAACGGCTTATCGAGCTCTCCCGTGATTCGATTATCGAGGTCGAATACGAGGCGGTCTATGCCCTGAGCCGTCTGGCCGATTCCGAGGCGGCGGTCAGGATGCGTTTCGTTCTGCGCGACACGGTACCCGAAATCCGCAGGGTAGCGGCCAAAGCGCTGGGGGCGATGAGCGACTCGGGTGCGCTGATCAAGCTGACCGAGGCACTGGCGCGCGAGTCCGACTGGCAGGCCAAGGCCAGCATGATTGGCGCAATCAAAAAAGTCGGAAGCAAAAAAGCGATCAAAGCGCTTTTAAACCTGCTCTCGGACAGCGAACATCCGCTCGTGACAGCCTCAGCCATGGACGCTATCGCCCAGCTCAAAATCGACGCCCTGATCCCAAGAATAAGGCCGTTTCTACAACATGATGATGCTTACCTTAAAGGCGCGGCCATCGATGCACTGGCACGGTTGGGCGACAGGACTTTGCTCGACAATATCGCGCTCGATCCCGACCAGGTCAGCTGGTATGTGCGTATGAAAACAGCCGAGGCAATGCAATCTGTCAAAAGTCGGGAGGCCTCGCAAATTCTGCTAAAGCTGATCGCCGATCCCGATCCGCGGGTCAGAGCATCTGCACTTTCGAGCCTAAACGCGGTCGATCATGCCAACCTCAAACAATACATTACCGGAGCGCTGGCGGACAGCTCATTAGCGGTAATCCTGACCGGTGTGGATATTGTCTCGCGCCGTCAGCTGTCTGAATTCATCGAACAGATCGAAGATATCTACACTACCGCCGGTACTGACAACCTCGATCTGCGGTTCGGAATCGCCTATTCTCTACGCGAATGGATTGCTGATTCAAGTTTTGTAGATGAAGAAGCTGAGATACTGTTTGAGCTGGCAATAAATGACGATCATCGTGCGGTCCGAAAGCTGGCCATCGAAGCTTACGCTAAAATAGGTCAGGATTTATCAGATCAACTGGGCTATTTCAACACGGACATAACTGCTGAGACTTACGCCAAGTACTACAAGAAATATGCCTCCAACCCGATCGCTGTCCTGAATACCACTAAAAGCCGTATCAAAGTCAGGCTTTTACCGAATCTTGCTCCAAAAACAGTTGCGAGTTTCATCGAACTGGCCGAATCCGGCTATTTTGACAATTCGATCTTCCACCGGGTGGTACCGAGTTTCGTGATCCAGGATGGTGATCCGACCGGCACCGGGATGGGTGGTCCCGGATATACGATTCGTTCCGAATTCAACCGCAAAAACTACGAACGCGGAACAGTTGGCATGGCCCATGCCGGTAAGGACACCGGGGGCAGCCAGTTCTTCATCTGTCATTGTGCCCAGCCTCACCTGAACGGGCGTTATACAGCCTTCGGGCAGGTCATCTCGGGTATGCACCTGGGCGATAATTTAGTCGTCGGCGACAGCCTGAATTCGGTTGAAATTATCTACCCGGAATAGTAATTTAAGCCTGTCACGGAAAAGCGTTCAGAAAAGGAGTTATCATGAATACATCGCTGGTGAAAATCGAAAAGCCGGAAGAAGTCAATATTATCTTCGGCATGACTCATTTCATAAAAACCGTGGAGGACCTGCACGAAATCCTGGTCGGCGCGGTACCGGGGATCAAATTCGGTCTGGCTTTCTGTGAAGCCTCACAGGAACGCCTGGTGCGCTTTTCGGGCACCGACGAAGATTTAACTAAACTTGCAGTCGAGAATATGAAAAACATCGGGTGCGGTCACAGTTTTTTAATTTTGCTCGGCAATGTTTTCCCGATCACGGTCTTGAACCAGGTCAAGCTCTGTCCCGAAGTCTGCAGGATCTTCTGCGCCACCGCTAATCCGGTCGAGGTCGTAGTAGCTGAATCGGAACAGGGCAAAGGTGTTCTGGGGGTGATCGACGGCTTCTCGCCGGTAGGTGTCGAATCAGAAGAGAATATCAAGGTCCGCAAAGAATTCCTGAGAAAAATCGGCTACAAGTTCTAAACATATTCTATGAACCTGACTTTCAACAACGGCATAGAGATCGAGGGGCTGGAGTTTCTACTCGACGCTCACCGCAAGGCGGAGTACTCATTTGTCTCCCATGCCCATACAGACCATATCGCCAACCACGGCAAGATACTGGCGACACCGGAGACTATCCTGTTTTTTCGTCAGCGTTACAAGAAACCAGCCACACGCGCACTGGGCTATCGCCAGAAGACAAAACTGAATGGTTTCGAAATCGAACTGCGCCCTTCGGGACATATCCTGGGTGGCGCGCAGATCAGGCTTACCGCCGGTGACCTGAAGATAGTTTACACCGGAGATTTCAAACTTCAGCGAGGTGTCACAGCCCCGGTCGGGGACGTACTCAAATCCGACATCCTGATCATGGAATCGACCTATGGGAGCAAGCAGTATGTTTTCCCCCGGCGAGATCGGGTGATCGACCAGTTGATTAGTTTCGTGCAGAAATGCCTTCTCTCCAATCAGGTTCCGGTCATCTTAGCTTATTCATTGGGCAAATCCCAGGAAGCGGTCAAGGTCCTGGGAGATTTCGGGTTTGAAGTCTATGCCGAGGACAATGTTTACAAGTTCTGCAAGTTATACGAGAAATGCGGTGTCAAATTCGAAAACCTGTTTCCACTCGGTAAACAGGATTACAAGGGCAAGGTCGTTGTCTTCCCTCCCTATTTCAAAAA
Coding sequences within:
- a CDS encoding response regulator, encoding MTIQYIQRSSKQGINMVRRHRSKKVLIVDDDRKMAECLADMIEIFDVDYSTAENGEEAIDLLNNDSFHLVIADSRMPKISGFTLLKYVKQNHPDTRVAIVSTRNSEMTQSLAVRDKADFYLPRPFKTKDLESILDKIG